gtTTAAAAGCACTTGTCCTATTGAAGGAGCTAGTCCATTGAGAGGTTgagggcactctggttgtttagGGGAGAAAGTGGCTAACTGGcctctgggggggagggagggagcagttACTGTGATGACTGAAATGCATTCCCTACCCTGAGTGCAGTTAAGAGGTGAAAGGAGAGCAAGGCTGGTCTCTTAGGGCAGAGTAGAGGCAGCAGGGAAGAGCCAGTCCTAAAGAAGCCGAGAATGCAATGTTTGCATTTTGCCTGATGTGGACCCAGAGAGAAAAGTCTGGTGTgccagggagaggagaaagaaggagagggaaagctCTGGCTGCTGCCAAGAGTTGATGTGGGAGAACCAGCATTGAAACTGGTCACCACGCAGTTGGGCTCTGGCAGCACCGCAGGAATGGGCGTGGCGGACCCTTCTGTGTTGATCTGGGCTTAAGAGGAGCTATGGTATGACATACCTCctaaaataagaattcagagcCTGTGACTGAAGTTTAAGAATAGTACAGTCTTTGGTCCCCAGCTAGTGCCACTAAAATTTTTGCTGGCTGCCTTGAATGTTGTGAGTAAGATTCCAAAATGCACCTAAAATGTGGAAAAACAAAACTTGTTGCTGGCAAAAAGCCTGAACTTAAAATATGATCCAAATCAACAAATTAGATTCACTTTAAGCCAAAGGAAATTTTCGAAATGACAATACTGCCAGGAAATAAGAGTATTCAAGATTTAGGCTCAAAGATATTATAGCATTTTATGTTTGGTGACTTCCTTGGCCATCATGCACCCACACATAATCCTTCTAAGTACTAAACGTATGCAGACCTGAAGCACAACTAGAATGTCTAATATTTTCTTTGGTGCTTTCACTTTCGGGTGGTGACAGGGGAGAGACAACCATAAGCGTGTATGAGTAATGATTGACCACTAATTGGACCTCTAGAAAAAAACCACAACATAGTTTGTGGTTTATCTTCAGGAAGATAAatttaaggaagtaaaagaaggaACAAGATCATTGCTTGTATTTCATTTCCCTTGTGTAGTACTTCTCAAAATTCACTATACCCTTTCCAATACATGACTGTATTTTCACTATCTTAAAAATTgagagaggaaaatatatatgtatttgtgtgtgtcagAACTAGTCTCTTACATAGGTGACATGGCTCTATAGAATGATATTTCATGAAAACTTACAGGTTTCACATACCTGGGAAATGCTTTGTGCCTTTCATTTAAGaatagatatctttttttttttcctgctttggcATTTTACAGAAGAGAGAGCACACAATTAGTTTCAAGCAAGATGTGTAGGGAAAGGGGAAAAGATTGTTGAAGTCATTTCTAAAGAATTAAATCAAAGATGAAAAGATACCCATCTTTAGCCTTCATTGGGAGGTAGCTTTCCAAAGAGGAATTCCAAATAATCTAGGTCTGTGTTGGAGACATCTAGGTTTACCAATAGGGCCCACCGTGTCAGAAAACACTGAGTCTAAGTTTCCTGTTACCCTATAACCTGGTGTTTCTTTCTATAATGTTTTCCCTTTTAGATATGGAAGAAAGCAGCAGTGTTGCCATGTTGGTCCCAGATCTTGAGGACCAGGAAGCTATATTAACTGCCGAAACCGTCCTCAATACGTCAttggaaattgatgaacaacggaaagCTAAAACAGATCCATTAATTCATGTTATCCAGAAATTGAGCAAGATAGTGGAACATGAAAAGTCACAAAAATGTCTTCTGATTGGGAAAAAGCGCCCACGTCCAAGTGCTATACCACGGTCTCTTGAAACCCAAGAAATTTATGAGATTCCAGCTAAAATAACTCAGACATCTCCTGCTAATACTAGAAGGGCCGAGATGTCACACACAAATTTTGTCCCTGACTCTCTTGCCCCAAATGATGGGAAGGTTATGTCTTACCAGTGTAGCCTTTGTAAGTTTTTGTCATCCTCTTTCTCTGTGTTAAAAGATCACATCAAGCAGCATGGTCAGCAGAATGAAGTGATACTGATGTGTTCAGAGTGCCATATTACATCGAAGAGCCAAGAGGAACTTGAAGCTCATGTGGTCAGTGAGCATGAAAATGATGCCAATAGCCACTTTCAGTCAAAAGCCCAGCAGTGCATAAGTCCCTCCAACTCCTTCTGTCAGAGAACCACAGAGAGAAACTGTGAAACCATTCCTGACATCACAGTAAGTGTGGATAGCCCACAGACTCATACTATTCAGACTGCATCTGTGGCAGAAGTGGGCAGGAGGAAGTGGTATGCATATGAACAGTACGGCATGTATCGATGTTTGTTTTGTAGCTACACCTGTGGCCAGCAGAGAATGCTGAAAACCCATGCGTGGAAACATGCTGGGGAGGTTGATTGCTCCTATCCAATCTTTGAGAATGAAAATGAGCCCCTCGGCTTACTAGACTCCTCGGTGACTGCTGCCTCTGGAGTCGATGCAGTAGTCATTGCAATCGGAGACAACGAGCTGAGCATCCACAATGGGCCCTCAGTTCAGGTGCAGATCTGCAGCACAGAACCATTGACGTCTTCCTCTCCGTTAGAGCAGCGTGTGGAAGCCGGAATTCACCTGAGTCAATCCGTTGCCCTTGACCCTAATGAGGAGGAAATGCTAGAAGTGATTTCTGATGCCGAGGAAAATCTGATTGCCGATAGCCTACTCTCCTCTGCACAGAAAATCATAAGCAGTAGCCCAAATAAAAAAGGCCATGTTAATGTGATAGTAGAACGTCTGCCGAGTGCTGAGGAAACACTTTCACAGAAACACTTCCTCCTGAATGCTGAACTAGAAGAGGCAAAGAACATGAGCTCGACAGAAGTCCCAGTTGGGTGTGAAGGAACAGATGCGATTTATCACGCTAACAAATGTACTGTTGACCTTGGTGGGCTGATCATAGGTTGGAGCAACCCAGAGAAGAAAGACAGCGAGTTGATCAATAAAGGGCTGGCAGCCGATGAGAATGCCCCGCCAGGCCGAAGAAGGACAAATTCTGAGTCTCTTAGGCTACACTCCTTAGCTGCAGAGGCCCTGGTCACGATGCCTATCAGAGCTGCAGAACTAACAAGAGCCAACCTTGGGCACTATGGAAATATGAACCTTCTAGATCCAGATACTGGCCAAAGGCAAGTAGATAGTACGTTGGCAGCATATTCTAAAATGATGTCACCACTTAAAAATTCTCCAGATGGATTAGCAGGTTTTAACCAAAGCAACTCTACCTTGGTCGCGCTCCCAGAGCGTAGGCAGGAATTGTCGGACGGGCAGGTTAAGACAGGCATTAGCATGTCCCTACTTACTGTCATTGAAAAATTGAGGGAAAGGACTGACCAAAATGCTTCAGATGATGACATTTTGAAAGAGTTGCAGGATaatgcacaaagccaacccaacAGTGATGCCAGTTTGTCAGGAAGCAATGTCGTGGAGTATATCCCTAATACTGACCGACCCTACCGTTGCCGCTTGTGTCACTACACGAGCGGTAACAAGGGCTACATTAAGCAGCATTTGCGAGTCCATCGGCAGAGACAGCCATATCAGTGTCCTATCTGTGAGCACATAGCTGACAACAGCAAAGATTTGGAGAACCACATGATCAACCACTGTAAAACGAGAATATACCAATGCAAGCAATGTGAAGAATCTTTCCATTATAAGGTAAGTGTTGATTCATGAAACCATCCGAGAACCTTACAACTCTAGATCAAGGAGAGGACTTAGTGGACTTGGTGCGTATAGTTCCAGTAGCTCATGTAATAGACAAAGGAAGGTGAGATACAAGTTTGACGATTTGTTTGGGAATCCCAACTGACTGATATTCAAGTTATCAAATGAATATCAATGAAATGAAACCTCCAGGTCTTCAGAATTTCTATAGGATTCTTGCCCCCTGCCTGCTTATCTCCTTAAAAGCCTTTTTTTATTgctttagtaatttttaaaaagtgcactaATTGGAAATTGCAAGAGACTGTACAGTGGATTGACACCATGAACATTTGACTTAAATGCAGTTTTACATCTCACAAAGGAAAATGTCAAAATGTAATCTGTTCACTCTAGCTGCTACACAGCCAACCAGTGGTGATTGCTGCTGTTGCCAGAAGAAGCAGTGGGCTGTATTGGACTTAATAACAGGTGGGAGGGTAATAGTTGAGACATGCATTCTGTTTTATGGGGGCAGCTTGTGGAATTTTCAAAggctaattttcattttcatctgtaTGCTACCTTAAAACTTGTGTGAAATACTGTTTTTTGTAAGGAGACTGCTACTTACTGATTAGGCAGTTTTCTTCAGTATATCAGTTGGTGATTTGGGAGTAGGTTGCAGGAAGTACCCTGCAAGGATATCTGGTATGTAGATTTTTTTCATCCATTACCCAGAGTTGGGGGCCTTACTATAAGTTGGGGTCTTAGTATAAAGGTAATCTGAACTGttgctcatattatttttttgatgCACTGCCACTTGTGAAATTCAGTATTATGAGATTCTGAGTTGGCCTCAAGCCACTGGACAAGTGATACATCCAAGTGGACTGCAAAGGCAAGTTCCAGGAGCAGCTTCAGCAACATACATTCATACCTCATGAGggtagatatatacacatgttcTTGATAGTTTAAGGCAAAAGTTAGCAGGGGTCCAGCAGTGACTGGTTAGGTTTATTTTGGTGCACTGTTTTTCTCAACACTACTCTGCGCTGGGCTTGCCAGTAAGCATATACATGCTGTGCATAAGCACTTCCTAAGCAGTGGCTGCCTTTCAGAGAATGTGAAAAGAACTGCTTTTCTGATGAGACAGTGTTTTTCTTATTATATCTATTACCATGAACTCAAATGGGTTAAATAATTTTGTAGTatgtttgatttaaaaatattgggaTATGTTCTAGGCCAAGAAAGCTTTAACACCTATAGCCTCCTGTTAACTGGGCATGTATGTTTATTGGAAATGACGTATTCGTTTCTCTCAATTTCTCTCAGAGTCAACTGAGGAATCATGAGAGAGAACAGCACAGTCTTCCAGACACCTTGTCAGCAACAATTTCTAATGAGTCAAGAATTACCAGTGATACAACTGACGGAAAATGTGTTCAGGAAGGTacctgcatttttttaaaattcagaatgcaCTGATGGGCATGCACTGATAGATCATTTCCACAGCTAAAGCTCAAGTTGTTGTTCTTATGTGATACATCTGAGTTGATCCTATCTTTGTTCCTGAAGAATTTCAAGTCTGAAACAATTCCTATGACCTATGTAAGAAGTCATTAGTTCACCCCCAGCGTCAGCAGTGCAGATTGGTTCTGTATTGAATTTAGGCACTCCTAGAAGAACCAGGTTGCAGCATAAACCCTTAGATGTGATGGCCAGGGAAGCTGCTTGTAGGGAACAACCTGCTCAGTGCTTGGTGACCCACAGAAAACATAGCTTTGCAGATGCTAAGCCCCCACCTCAAACTTGAACTGAGCCTTCCTGCTGTGATCCTATTCTTATCCAAACACGCCTGCCAGATTCCATCTGcattatttaaaaacacacacaaggttccagccacccccagccccctcctccacccaaacACCCCACACAAGGTTTTTTATGTACTAGTTAGGTACCAGTCAGCCAAGTTTCTGTGAATAGGAATATTAGAATCAAAAGATTTAATTAGAGTTCCATGAAAAGGCAAATGCCACATCCAGAGAACTAGGGATTAAGTGTAAAAAGCTGTGCTTTCTTGCATCAGCTCACTTCAATTGATATACTTTGAAGTCTCAAGTGTGGTGCATAGGGTTTATGGGAAATAAAACATATTGGGGTGACTTTCCTTTTCAGATTTCCTAAGAATTAAAGTTAGGAACAACTGCAGAGTAAAATGTTTTACCATAATGTTTCATTAAATTATACCCCAGAAAGCATAACTGATTCTAGAATGTTTCTGAAAGAACTGATTTTGACACCACTGTAGCACGAAAATTCCCCTGTCAAGCAGATGTCATCCCTGTAAAACTATTCAAAACAAAAGG
This Sorex araneus isolate mSorAra2 chromosome 8, mSorAra2.pri, whole genome shotgun sequence DNA region includes the following protein-coding sequences:
- the ZNF507 gene encoding zinc finger protein 507 — encoded protein: MEESSSVAMLVPDLEDQEAILTAETVLNTSLEIDEQRKAKTDPLIHVIQKLSKIVEHEKSQKCLLIGKKRPRPSAIPRSLETQEIYEIPAKITQTSPANTRRAEMSHTNFVPDSLAPNDGKVMSYQCSLCKFLSSSFSVLKDHIKQHGQQNEVILMCSECHITSKSQEELEAHVVSEHENDANSHFQSKAQQCISPSNSFCQRTTERNCETIPDITVSVDSPQTHTIQTASVAEVGRRKWYAYEQYGMYRCLFCSYTCGQQRMLKTHAWKHAGEVDCSYPIFENENEPLGLLDSSVTAASGVDAVVIAIGDNELSIHNGPSVQVQICSTEPLTSSSPLEQRVEAGIHLSQSVALDPNEEEMLEVISDAEENLIADSLLSSAQKIISSSPNKKGHVNVIVERLPSAEETLSQKHFLLNAELEEAKNMSSTEVPVGCEGTDAIYHANKCTVDLGGLIIGWSNPEKKDSELINKGLAADENAPPGRRRTNSESLRLHSLAAEALVTMPIRAAELTRANLGHYGNMNLLDPDTGQRQVDSTLAAYSKMMSPLKNSPDGLAGFNQSNSTLVALPERRQELSDGQVKTGISMSLLTVIEKLRERTDQNASDDDILKELQDNAQSQPNSDASLSGSNVVEYIPNTDRPYRCRLCHYTSGNKGYIKQHLRVHRQRQPYQCPICEHIADNSKDLENHMINHCKTRIYQCKQCEESFHYKSQLRNHEREQHSLPDTLSATISNESRITSDTTDGKCVQEGNKTSVQKQYRCDVCDYTSTTYVGVRNHRRIHNSDKPYRCSLCGYVCSHPPSLKSHMWKHASDQNYNYEQVNKAINDAISQSGRVLGKSPGKSVSNSSEERADPGTGSPENLVSSSELISQAPSEVVGTNENEKLSPTTNTSYNLEKNSSLPPPSMEYCVLLFCCCICGFESTSKENLLDHMKEHEGEIVNIILNKDHNTTLNTN